In one Paraburkholderia azotifigens genomic region, the following are encoded:
- a CDS encoding helix-turn-helix domain-containing protein — MFVENNLQWIPHKHFSATSATQRIAFVLSDACDLLGIGAIAEALECACSLESNTAARKYEMKFLSESGGHVQCDRSLFVSTDELPKGGETRFARVFIAGGAHARAACDAPALAAWLQRVRAHGTPVRFLAAGVDTSNLGAAMGAEGGAGVASGYEQARRRRAQLGSAVKAAFEVIRADFGESIAHEALRRTAFVDSSEWLSPSVDAANTAADRIRSAARWLQENCHRSVSVADAAEACAMSQRTLLRNFQTHMGASPSEYLQRVRLERACQLLAETSLPADKVARRVGLTNGDRLGKLFRRCVGKSPTEYRAWTRGTPETAEASGDSSGNGGQPEFAHDACDEEKAAIA; from the coding sequence ATGTTCGTCGAAAATAACTTGCAATGGATACCACACAAGCATTTCAGCGCGACTTCGGCTACACAGCGAATCGCTTTCGTTCTCAGCGACGCATGCGATCTGCTAGGGATCGGCGCGATCGCGGAGGCGCTCGAATGCGCATGCTCGCTCGAGTCGAACACGGCTGCGCGCAAGTACGAGATGAAGTTCCTGTCGGAAAGCGGCGGACATGTCCAATGCGATCGATCGCTGTTCGTCTCGACTGACGAATTGCCGAAGGGCGGCGAGACACGCTTCGCGCGCGTGTTCATCGCGGGCGGCGCGCATGCGAGAGCGGCATGCGATGCGCCGGCGCTTGCCGCGTGGCTGCAGCGCGTACGCGCTCACGGCACGCCCGTCAGGTTCCTCGCGGCGGGAGTCGATACATCGAACCTGGGTGCCGCGATGGGAGCGGAAGGCGGTGCGGGCGTCGCAAGCGGATACGAGCAGGCGCGCCGCAGGCGAGCCCAGTTGGGCAGCGCAGTCAAAGCGGCATTCGAAGTGATCCGCGCGGATTTCGGCGAATCGATCGCGCATGAGGCATTGCGCCGAACGGCTTTCGTCGATTCGAGCGAATGGCTTTCGCCGTCCGTCGACGCGGCCAATACGGCGGCGGACAGAATCCGTTCCGCGGCGCGGTGGCTCCAGGAAAACTGCCATCGCTCGGTGAGCGTGGCCGATGCCGCCGAAGCGTGCGCAATGAGTCAGCGCACGCTGCTCCGCAACTTTCAGACGCATATGGGCGCGTCGCCGTCCGAGTATCTGCAGCGAGTCCGCCTTGAGCGTGCGTGCCAGTTGCTGGCCGAGACTTCCCTGCCCGCCGACAAGGTGGCGCGGCGCGTGGGACTGACCAACGGCGACCGCCTGGGGAAGCTGTTTCGACGGTGCGTCGGCAAGTCTCCGACCGAATACCGTGCATGGACGCGCGGCACGCCGGAAACGGCCGAGGCCTCCGGCGATTCGAGCGGCAATGGTGGCCAGCCCGAATTCGCACACGACGCGTGCGACGAGGAAAAAGCCGCCATTGCGTAA
- a CDS encoding DHA2 family efflux MFS transporter permease subunit, with amino-acid sequence MKDSSSSGSLGPLPYVVAATFFMEYLDTTIIATALPQMAHSFGTSPNALSLGMSAYMIALAIFIPASGWVADRFGSRSVFFSAIVTFTLASLLCGMSQNVVEFTAARVLQGIGGALMVPVGRLTVVRSIDKKQLMQAISTITWPGIVAPVIGPPVGGFITTYASWRWIFLLNLPVCLVVLLAVLKWVPNLRSAERRPFDAPGLVLSAMTLTAILYGADMASQPDTNPFVGLGIVAIGLAIGCVAFYQARRQRHPLIDVSTLKIPTFSVTVVTGTITRIGIGAVPYLMPLLFQIGFGLSAFKSGLLLLVSATGNLGMKALTTRILKRYGFRRVAIAASATCGLFTIVCGMLTPDSPLAWTLLVVFIYGLGRSLQFSTLATLAYADVPPEQTSAANTLWNAAAQMSIGLGIAFGAVALRAASAVNGSGADHTQAFTLGDFRFAFLCSGLVTIASVYGYVKLARDAGNRLRAVTN; translated from the coding sequence ATGAAAGATTCATCATCTTCCGGCTCGCTCGGGCCGCTGCCGTATGTCGTCGCCGCGACCTTCTTCATGGAGTACCTCGACACGACGATCATCGCGACGGCCTTGCCGCAGATGGCGCACTCGTTCGGCACGAGCCCCAATGCGCTCAGCCTCGGCATGAGCGCGTATATGATCGCGCTCGCGATCTTCATCCCCGCGAGCGGCTGGGTCGCCGACCGCTTCGGCTCCCGCAGCGTGTTCTTCTCGGCGATCGTCACGTTCACGCTCGCTTCGCTGTTGTGCGGCATGTCGCAGAACGTGGTCGAATTTACCGCTGCGCGCGTACTGCAAGGCATTGGCGGCGCGCTGATGGTGCCCGTGGGACGGCTCACCGTCGTGCGCAGCATCGACAAGAAGCAGTTGATGCAGGCCATTTCGACGATCACCTGGCCCGGCATCGTCGCGCCCGTGATTGGGCCGCCCGTAGGCGGCTTCATCACCACCTATGCATCGTGGCGCTGGATCTTTCTGCTCAACCTGCCCGTGTGTCTCGTCGTGCTGCTCGCCGTGCTCAAGTGGGTGCCGAATCTGCGCAGCGCGGAGCGCCGCCCCTTCGATGCGCCCGGCCTCGTGCTCAGCGCAATGACGTTGACGGCAATCCTGTACGGCGCCGATATGGCCAGCCAGCCGGATACGAATCCGTTCGTCGGACTGGGTATCGTCGCCATCGGTCTCGCCATCGGCTGCGTGGCGTTTTATCAGGCGCGCCGCCAGCGGCATCCGCTGATCGACGTGAGCACGCTGAAAATCCCGACGTTCTCCGTCACCGTCGTCACGGGAACCATCACGCGCATCGGCATCGGCGCGGTGCCATATCTGATGCCGCTGCTGTTCCAGATCGGCTTCGGGCTGTCGGCGTTCAAGTCGGGCTTGCTGCTGCTCGTCAGTGCAACCGGCAATCTCGGCATGAAGGCGCTCACGACGCGCATCCTGAAGCGCTACGGCTTCCGCCGCGTCGCCATCGCGGCCAGTGCGACGTGCGGCCTTTTCACCATCGTGTGCGGTATGCTCACGCCCGATTCGCCGCTCGCGTGGACACTTCTGGTCGTGTTCATCTACGGGCTCGGGCGTTCGCTGCAGTTCTCCACGCTGGCGACGCTCGCCTACGCCGATGTTCCGCCCGAGCAGACGAGCGCAGCCAACACGCTGTGGAATGCGGCGGCGCAGATGAGCATCGGCCTGGGCATCGCGTTCGGCGCAGTGGCGTTGCGCGCCGCATCGGCTGTCAATGGCAGCGGCGCCGATCACACCCAGGCGTTCACGCTCGGCGACTTCCGCTTCGCGTTCCTGTGCTCGGGCCTGGTGACGATCGCGTCGGTGTACGGCTACGTGAAACTCGCCCGCGATGCCGGAAACCGGCTGCGCGCCGTGACGAACTGA
- a CDS encoding VOC family protein yields MSNETVDMKLEVVVIPVSDVDRAMQFYAGLGWRLDVDIVRGDDFRVVHFTPTGSHCSILFGKGVTTEEPGSVQGLHLIVSDVEAARAQLIGRGVEVSEIFHDVGGVFHHAGEVGRVSGAHPERKSYGSFASFSDPDGNGWVFQEVTARLPGRVDADATTFVSPVELASALRRAAAAHGEHEKRTGQHDDNWPDWYAEYIIREQTGGQLPT; encoded by the coding sequence ATGAGCAATGAAACAGTCGATATGAAGCTGGAGGTTGTCGTCATTCCCGTGTCGGACGTCGATCGCGCGATGCAGTTCTACGCGGGACTCGGCTGGCGCCTCGACGTCGATATCGTGCGAGGCGATGACTTCCGCGTCGTGCACTTCACGCCCACGGGATCGCACTGTTCGATCCTGTTCGGCAAGGGCGTGACGACGGAAGAGCCGGGCTCGGTGCAGGGACTTCATCTCATCGTGTCCGACGTCGAGGCGGCGCGTGCGCAACTCATCGGTCGCGGCGTGGAGGTGAGCGAAATCTTTCACGACGTGGGCGGCGTATTCCACCATGCCGGAGAAGTGGGCCGTGTGAGCGGCGCGCATCCCGAGCGCAAGAGCTATGGATCTTTCGCTTCGTTCAGCGATCCCGACGGCAACGGCTGGGTGTTCCAGGAAGTGACGGCGCGGCTGCCGGGCAGAGTGGATGCCGATGCCACGACCTTCGTGTCGCCCGTCGAACTCGCGAGTGCGCTACGCCGCGCCGCCGCCGCGCATGGCGAACACGAGAAGCGCACCGGCCAGCACGACGACAACTGGCCCGACTGGTACGCCGAGTACATCATCCGGGAACAGACGGGCGGGCAATTGCCCACTTGA
- a CDS encoding MFS transporter — MKAADATANVSRSMPWYREISWPQWRVLIAAWGVWVMDAVDFLAITFVLNDIAKHFSVPLSTASLLLFATYGVRWIGGLMFGSLSDRIGRKIPLVITLAWFTAGAVLTGLSWSFASLAVFRLLLGFGMAPGFSLGATMVAESWPERHRAIGIGILDTGWGLGAIGAAIAYDLVYPHFGWRGMFFVGVIPALVLAVFILACVPESQAFRDGTRSIRTPLRDNPAVVLFRRYPGRVGYLALLMLVLCFGSWPFQGLFPTYLKSLSFEPLTITWLTMTSAVGQVFGFFASGFIAERLGRRAGISLMLCIGAACVVALVYSVNQFLLAECFAFLSGFFLVGSSGIWGTILTENLPRDVRASGVGFLYNIGVVGGGIAPYIVLSTVKAADMTIALGIAAFTIAAALAAIVILRSVRETKGMQLSEIDAGGH; from the coding sequence ATGAAAGCCGCCGATGCAACCGCGAACGTGTCGAGAAGCATGCCCTGGTACAGGGAGATCTCATGGCCGCAGTGGCGCGTGCTGATCGCCGCATGGGGCGTGTGGGTGATGGACGCGGTCGATTTTCTGGCGATCACGTTCGTGCTGAACGACATCGCGAAGCATTTCAGCGTGCCGCTCAGCACGGCGTCGCTGCTGCTGTTCGCGACGTATGGCGTGCGCTGGATCGGCGGTCTGATGTTCGGCAGTCTGAGCGATCGCATCGGCCGCAAGATTCCGCTCGTGATCACGCTTGCGTGGTTCACGGCGGGTGCGGTGTTGACGGGACTGTCGTGGAGCTTCGCATCGCTGGCCGTGTTCCGTCTGTTGCTCGGCTTCGGCATGGCGCCCGGCTTCTCGCTTGGCGCGACGATGGTCGCCGAGTCGTGGCCCGAGCGGCATCGCGCGATCGGCATTGGCATTCTCGATACCGGCTGGGGCCTGGGCGCGATTGGCGCGGCAATCGCCTACGACCTCGTCTATCCGCATTTCGGCTGGCGCGGGATGTTCTTCGTCGGCGTGATTCCCGCGCTGGTGCTGGCCGTCTTTATCCTGGCGTGCGTGCCGGAATCGCAGGCGTTCAGGGACGGCACCCGCAGTATTCGCACGCCGCTGCGCGACAATCCTGCCGTCGTGCTGTTCCGCCGCTATCCCGGACGCGTTGGTTATCTCGCGCTGCTGATGCTCGTGCTGTGCTTCGGTTCATGGCCGTTCCAGGGACTGTTTCCCACGTATCTGAAGTCGCTGTCGTTCGAGCCGCTGACCATCACGTGGCTCACGATGACATCGGCCGTCGGACAGGTGTTCGGCTTCTTCGCGTCGGGTTTTATCGCGGAACGGCTGGGGCGGCGCGCAGGCATCAGCCTCATGCTCTGCATCGGCGCGGCATGCGTCGTCGCGCTCGTGTATAGCGTCAACCAGTTCCTGCTGGCCGAGTGCTTTGCGTTTCTGAGCGGCTTTTTCCTCGTCGGATCGTCGGGCATCTGGGGCACGATTCTCACCGAGAACCTGCCTCGCGACGTGCGCGCGTCGGGCGTCGGCTTTCTCTACAACATCGGCGTCGTAGGCGGCGGCATTGCACCGTACATCGTGTTGTCGACGGTCAAGGCCGCGGATATGACGATCGCCCTTGGCATCGCAGCGTTCACGATCGCTGCGGCATTGGCGGCGATCGTGATTCTCAGATCGGTCCGCGAAACGAAGGGCATGCAGCTCAGCGAAATCGACGCAGGCGGTCACTAG
- a CDS encoding shikimate dehydrogenase family protein — protein sequence MNIDGATRLYAIIGDPVVQVRSPAVYTALFAERGVNALMFAAQASRESFDTAMRGLMALGNLDGLLITSPHKSAAMAFADAVSTRAKIVGAVNALRREADGGWTGDMFDGVGFVSAAQEIAAIEGKRALLFGCGGAGAAIAAELAAHGARSISLVDPDANRAQTLRDALAAHFAGCDVKAGDDGATHEIVINASIVGMKDGDGLPGDIGAIGPGTLVGDVVLRPPASPTALVKRAREAGAHVVTGQKMHGGQVDAISAFFKGAR from the coding sequence ATGAACATCGACGGCGCAACGCGGCTCTACGCGATCATCGGCGACCCGGTCGTGCAGGTGCGCTCGCCTGCCGTGTACACCGCGCTTTTCGCGGAGCGCGGCGTGAATGCGTTGATGTTCGCGGCCCAGGCGAGCCGCGAATCGTTCGATACGGCGATGCGCGGTCTGATGGCGCTCGGCAATCTCGATGGTTTGCTGATCACGTCGCCGCACAAGTCCGCGGCCATGGCGTTCGCCGATGCGGTGTCGACGCGCGCGAAGATCGTCGGCGCGGTCAATGCGTTGCGCCGCGAAGCGGATGGCGGCTGGACGGGCGATATGTTCGACGGCGTCGGCTTCGTGAGCGCGGCGCAAGAGATTGCGGCTATCGAAGGAAAGCGCGCGCTGCTGTTCGGTTGCGGCGGTGCGGGCGCCGCGATCGCTGCAGAACTTGCGGCGCATGGCGCGCGTTCGATTTCACTGGTCGATCCCGATGCGAACCGTGCGCAGACATTGCGCGATGCATTGGCCGCGCATTTCGCCGGCTGCGACGTGAAGGCCGGCGATGACGGCGCGACGCATGAGATCGTGATCAACGCATCGATCGTCGGCATGAAAGACGGCGACGGCTTGCCTGGCGATATCGGCGCAATCGGTCCCGGCACGCTCGTCGGCGATGTCGTGCTCAGACCGCCTGCATCGCCGACTGCGCTCGTGAAGCGCGCGCGCGAAGCTGGCGCGCATGTCGTCACCGGACAGAAGATGCACGGCGGCCAGGTCGACGCGATCTCCGCCTTCTTCAAAGGAGCGCGATGA
- a CDS encoding NAD(P)/FAD-dependent oxidoreductase produces the protein MTTASNTPPASPVSTDVLIIGAGPVGLFAAFEAGVIGLSSLIVDNIERVGGQCIELYPDKPIYDIPAIPSCTARELVDRLLEQCRPFAPPLHLGHRVETVERLDSGRWLARTDKGLTFDAAAILIAAGNGSFVPQRLQLDEAAALEDHHVHYSVRNLDDFAGKKVVVAGGGDSALDWSLALRTVAGRVTLVHRRNGFSATDSSVANMRRAVEAGEMDFAVGTIASLNAPGGQLESIDIRQAEGTAQLATDHLLVLFGLVADLGPIAQWGIEVQGGRITVDTSNYESSRPGIFAAGDIAGYPNKQKLILSGFHEASLALRKAYSYAFPDKKRVHIHSSYDAKLAERVAASHA, from the coding sequence ATGACAACCGCGTCAAACACACCGCCCGCCTCACCGGTCAGCACTGACGTGCTGATCATCGGCGCGGGCCCCGTGGGCCTGTTCGCCGCGTTCGAGGCGGGCGTGATCGGGCTTTCGAGTCTGATCGTCGACAACATCGAGCGCGTGGGCGGACAGTGCATCGAGCTGTATCCGGACAAGCCGATCTACGACATTCCGGCCATCCCTTCGTGCACCGCGCGCGAACTCGTCGACCGGCTGCTCGAACAATGCCGGCCCTTCGCACCGCCGCTGCATCTCGGCCATCGCGTCGAAACCGTCGAGCGGCTTGACAGCGGACGCTGGCTCGCGCGCACGGACAAAGGGCTGACTTTCGACGCAGCGGCCATTCTGATCGCGGCGGGCAATGGGTCATTCGTTCCGCAACGCCTGCAGCTCGACGAGGCGGCGGCGCTCGAAGACCATCACGTGCACTACAGCGTCCGCAATCTCGACGACTTCGCCGGGAAGAAGGTGGTGGTGGCGGGCGGCGGCGACTCCGCGCTCGACTGGTCATTGGCGCTGCGCACCGTCGCCGGGCGCGTCACGCTCGTGCATCGGCGCAACGGCTTCAGCGCGACGGATTCTAGCGTTGCCAACATGCGCCGCGCCGTCGAAGCGGGCGAAATGGACTTCGCAGTCGGCACGATTGCAAGCCTGAACGCGCCGGGCGGACAGCTCGAATCGATCGACATCCGCCAGGCCGAAGGAACGGCTCAACTGGCCACCGATCATCTGCTCGTGTTATTCGGTCTCGTCGCCGACCTCGGTCCGATTGCTCAATGGGGAATCGAGGTACAGGGCGGGCGCATCACGGTCGACACATCGAACTACGAAAGCTCGCGCCCCGGCATCTTCGCGGCGGGCGATATCGCGGGCTATCCGAACAAACAGAAGCTGATTCTGTCGGGATTTCACGAGGCATCGCTCGCGCTTCGCAAAGCGTATAGCTATGCGTTTCCGGACAAGAAGCGCGTGCATATCCACTCGAGCTACGATGCGAAGCTCGCGGAGCGCGTCGCGGCCTCTCACGCATGA
- a CDS encoding response regulator receiver protein, whose protein sequence is MSASSSGLPDCGVGVVPCALVYVETDSAGSPNCTSADPFCYLEQAITLNRSLKAVGLPALTVATNVAGQVVQYLEKVDADARPHVVQLAPSVLALPKITRFYSAHFKLDMMEQLGATLRDGELLMVLDTDMLALHCVNGELLARCRTTGVGAFDISDQEFSAYGDARVIADLETVAGKRLRNPRWFGGEVLVASAEFIEALVPRAHACFERYTHVIRELNHNGDEAFISAALNLLADDGYPIIDLGAHRMVGRHWSGNTHRDLRWFKGCSLLHLPGCKRLLERQARRPGFSATHVWRSVVLRHELNRTVWPLRRWVRSRVRPRLHRHAVQAEARVDVLVLDPDAGRLSQLVSRLTSLGMYVMPALTTEEARNEARRLNPRVIVSSSPRGVAVAGELLEAVDARHRPVMIAFSTDDARMDWAQWDTWFPRSADPSDVVRAVTQALGVR, encoded by the coding sequence ATGTCAGCTTCATCTTCCGGCCTGCCTGATTGCGGCGTCGGCGTGGTACCGTGCGCGCTCGTCTATGTCGAAACGGATAGTGCAGGCAGCCCGAACTGCACGAGCGCTGATCCGTTCTGCTACCTCGAACAAGCCATCACGTTGAACCGGAGTCTGAAGGCGGTGGGGCTTCCTGCTCTGACGGTGGCAACGAATGTTGCAGGGCAGGTCGTGCAGTATCTCGAGAAGGTCGACGCCGATGCGCGTCCGCATGTCGTACAGCTTGCACCCTCAGTACTCGCGTTGCCGAAGATCACGCGTTTCTACAGCGCGCATTTCAAGCTGGACATGATGGAGCAGTTAGGCGCGACGCTGCGTGATGGCGAACTGCTGATGGTGCTCGATACCGACATGCTCGCGCTTCACTGCGTAAATGGTGAACTGCTGGCGCGCTGTCGGACGACAGGCGTCGGCGCCTTCGACATCTCCGATCAGGAATTCTCCGCCTATGGCGATGCGCGTGTGATCGCGGATCTCGAAACCGTGGCGGGTAAGCGCTTGAGGAACCCCCGATGGTTTGGCGGCGAGGTTCTCGTTGCATCGGCGGAATTCATCGAGGCTCTGGTGCCTCGCGCACACGCCTGCTTCGAGCGCTATACGCACGTGATCCGCGAGCTGAATCACAACGGCGACGAAGCATTCATTTCCGCCGCGCTCAATCTGCTTGCCGACGATGGCTATCCGATCATTGATCTCGGCGCACATCGTATGGTCGGACGTCACTGGTCGGGCAATACGCACCGCGATCTTCGCTGGTTCAAAGGATGTTCGCTGCTCCATTTGCCCGGCTGCAAGAGGCTGCTCGAGCGTCAGGCACGCCGGCCTGGGTTCAGCGCGACGCACGTGTGGAGAAGCGTGGTTCTGCGGCACGAACTCAACCGGACCGTGTGGCCGCTCAGGCGCTGGGTGCGCTCGCGCGTGCGGCCGCGCCTGCATCGTCATGCGGTGCAGGCTGAGGCGCGCGTCGATGTGCTGGTGCTCGATCCCGATGCCGGACGTCTGTCGCAACTGGTGTCGCGGCTGACCTCGCTGGGCATGTACGTGATGCCCGCGCTCACGACGGAAGAAGCGCGCAACGAAGCGCGGCGGCTCAATCCGCGTGTGATCGTGAGTTCGAGCCCGCGCGGCGTGGCCGTTGCGGGAGAACTGCTTGAAGCGGTCGATGCCCGGCACCGGCCTGTGATGATCGCTTTCTCGACCGACGACGCGCGCATGGACTGGGCGCAATGGGACACATGGTTCCCCCGGTCGGCCGATCCGTCCGACGTGGTGCGGGCTGTCACGCAGGCCCTTGGAGTTCGTTAG
- a CDS encoding leucine-rich repeat domain-containing protein yields MSETPPSSTNPAAEDFPASTWRRYTPWAIGAAVVVVLIVLFVAFGSSRKSPDERALSELGFIKGTCSDSDTGATKPDSTCLALRAQPTLTASQVAAAVPHLKNSDRNIELNLANTQIDNLDALKDLDTLESLDLTGTTVWNIDALKDMHSLKRLVLHRTEVENIAALKGLTGLQSLTLWDTRVSNLDALKNLTGLRQLDLRDTQVRDLDPLEDLPHLETLKLGGARNVRDIDALGQLTSLKTLDLNETQVDSIKALKKLRDMQALYLANTPLHDIDAIKNMSSLKTLVLDGSRVDDIDGARGLSQMDTLVLARTQVTNIDALKGLTNLQRLNVADTRVDNIDALKDLRNLRMLNLFRTRVRNIDALKGLTNLQELYLANTPVEDVDVLKGLTGLRELVLYGTKARNVDDLKAALPKTRIVW; encoded by the coding sequence GTGTCCGAAACGCCGCCGTCAAGCACGAACCCAGCTGCCGAAGACTTCCCTGCTTCCACGTGGCGCCGTTATACACCGTGGGCGATCGGCGCCGCAGTCGTGGTGGTGCTCATCGTTCTGTTCGTCGCATTCGGATCGTCGCGCAAAAGCCCGGATGAACGCGCGCTGAGCGAACTGGGATTCATCAAGGGCACCTGCAGCGACAGCGATACCGGAGCCACAAAACCCGATTCGACCTGCCTCGCGCTGCGGGCACAGCCGACACTGACGGCCTCTCAGGTCGCGGCCGCCGTGCCGCATTTGAAGAACTCCGACCGCAATATCGAGCTGAATCTTGCCAACACGCAGATCGACAATCTCGATGCGCTGAAGGATCTGGACACGCTGGAGTCGCTCGATCTGACGGGAACAACCGTCTGGAACATCGACGCGCTCAAGGACATGCATTCGCTCAAGCGGCTCGTGCTTCATCGCACGGAAGTCGAGAACATCGCCGCGCTAAAAGGACTGACCGGCCTACAATCCCTCACGCTTTGGGACACGCGGGTTTCGAATCTCGACGCACTGAAGAATCTGACCGGACTGCGCCAACTCGACCTGCGCGATACGCAGGTTCGCGACCTCGATCCGCTCGAAGATCTGCCTCACCTCGAGACGCTGAAACTCGGCGGCGCGAGAAACGTGCGGGACATCGACGCGCTCGGCCAACTCACGTCGCTGAAAACGCTCGACCTGAACGAGACCCAGGTGGACAGCATCAAGGCGCTAAAGAAGCTGCGCGACATGCAGGCGCTCTATCTCGCCAATACCCCGCTGCACGACATCGACGCGATAAAGAACATGTCCTCGCTGAAGACGCTGGTGCTCGACGGCTCGAGGGTGGACGATATCGACGGCGCGCGCGGACTGTCGCAGATGGATACGCTCGTACTCGCGCGCACGCAGGTCACGAACATCGACGCACTGAAGGGACTGACAAACCTGCAAAGACTGAATGTCGCCGACACGCGCGTCGACAATATCGATGCGCTAAAAGACTTGAGAAACCTTCGCATGCTCAATCTTTTCCGCACGAGAGTTCGCAATATCGATGCGCTAAAAGGCTTGACGAATCTGCAAGAGCTTTATCTGGCGAACACACCCGTCGAAGACGTCGACGTGCTCAAGGGTCTCACGGGGTTGCGCGAGCTCGTTCTCTACGGCACCAAGGCCAGGAACGTCGACGATCTCAAGGCAGCACTGCCGAAAACGCGGATCGTCTGGTAA
- a CDS encoding fumarylacetoacetate hydrolase family protein, producing the protein MKLLRFGPEGHEKPGLLDAHAAIRDASSLCADYTPAFFADGGLDRLRSADVTRLPVVEGTPRLGSCIAQPGNFIAIGLNYVQHAIETHAPIPAEPIIFNKAPSCLSGPNDPVILPRASTKCDWEVEIALVIGRRALYVSEADALDYVAGYCVCNDVSEREMQLEHGGQWVKGKMFPTFGPLGPWLVTPDETGDVQNLGLWLELNGKRIQDSSTSDMIFRIATIVSYVSRHVMLQPGDVITTGTPPGVGLGMKPERYLKPGDVMELGVQGLGTQKQTVLAFEDSALA; encoded by the coding sequence ATGAAGCTACTCAGATTCGGACCGGAAGGCCATGAAAAACCCGGCCTGCTCGACGCACACGCCGCGATACGCGACGCGTCGTCGCTATGCGCGGACTACACGCCCGCGTTCTTCGCGGATGGCGGGCTCGACAGGTTGCGCAGCGCGGACGTCACGCGTTTGCCCGTCGTCGAAGGCACGCCGCGTCTCGGTTCGTGTATCGCGCAGCCGGGCAATTTCATCGCGATCGGCCTCAACTACGTGCAGCATGCAATCGAAACCCATGCGCCGATTCCCGCCGAGCCCATCATCTTCAACAAGGCGCCGTCGTGCCTGTCGGGACCGAACGACCCTGTGATCCTGCCGCGCGCATCGACGAAGTGCGACTGGGAAGTGGAAATCGCACTGGTGATCGGGCGGCGCGCACTGTACGTATCGGAAGCGGATGCGCTCGACTACGTAGCGGGCTATTGCGTCTGCAACGACGTATCCGAGCGCGAGATGCAGCTCGAACACGGCGGCCAGTGGGTGAAGGGCAAGATGTTCCCGACTTTCGGCCCGCTCGGCCCGTGGCTCGTCACGCCCGACGAGACCGGCGACGTGCAGAACCTCGGCCTCTGGCTCGAACTCAATGGCAAGCGCATCCAGGACTCGTCGACGTCGGACATGATCTTCCGTATCGCTACGATCGTGTCGTACGTCAGCCGTCACGTCATGCTGCAACCCGGCGACGTGATCACGACGGGCACGCCGCCCGGCGTCGGCCTCGGCATGAAGCCCGAGCGCTACCTGAAACCGGGCGACGTGATGGAACTGGGCGTGCAAGGACTCGGCACGCAAAAGCAGACGGTGCTTGCATTCGAAGATTCAGCGCTCGCCTGA